The following are encoded in a window of Flavobacteriales bacterium genomic DNA:
- the rpsD gene encoding 30S ribosomal protein S4, producing MARYTGPKTRIARKFGEAILGPDKWMERKPHSPGQHGPNARRRRKESEYAVQLREKQKAKYTYGVLERQFELMFHRAASKKGITGEVLLQLCEARLDNTVFRLGIAPTRRAARQLVSHGHITVDGQVVNVPSYSLRPGQTVAVREKSRSLESITNSLSTNSNRFDWLVWEQGSMTGKFVAMPERAQIPENIREQLIVELYSK from the coding sequence GGCCCGGACAAGTGGATGGAGCGCAAGCCCCACTCCCCCGGGCAGCATGGCCCCAATGCCCGCCGCCGCCGCAAGGAGAGCGAATACGCCGTGCAGCTGCGCGAGAAGCAGAAGGCGAAATACACCTACGGCGTGCTCGAGCGCCAGTTCGAGCTCATGTTCCACCGCGCGGCCAGCAAGAAGGGCATCACCGGCGAGGTGCTGCTGCAGCTCTGCGAAGCGCGTCTGGACAACACCGTGTTCCGCCTGGGCATCGCCCCCACGCGGCGCGCCGCCCGTCAACTGGTGAGCCATGGCCACATCACCGTGGACGGCCAGGTGGTGAACGTGCCCAGCTACAGCCTGCGCCCCGGACAGACCGTGGCCGTGCGCGAGAAGAGCCGTTCGCTGGAGTCCATCACCAACAGCCTCTCCACCAACAGCAACCGCTTCGATTGGCTGGTGTGGGAGCAGGGCTCCATGACCGGCAAGTTCGTGGCCATGCCCGAGCGCGCCCAGATCCCGGAGAACATCCGCGAGCAGCTCATCGTGGAATTGTACAGCAAGTAA